The Cinclus cinclus chromosome 3, bCinCin1.1, whole genome shotgun sequence genome has a window encoding:
- the LOC134042049 gene encoding serine/threonine-protein kinase pim-1-like: EGPLLGSGGFGSVYAGTRLADGVPVAIKRVSRDRVLEWARLHDGALVPLELVLLWMASWPGFRGIVRLLDWFELPNGFALVMERPERCQDLWHLLHAGGFLPEPVARALFRQVLGAVRHCTSRGVLHRDIKAENVLVDLATGEAKLIDFGCGTILQDGFYTQMEYYPPEWILFGRYHGQPATIWSLGILLYQLVCRHLPFKSREDIVRGQLFFPPWVSQECQHLIRWCLSMDPADRPSLDD; encoded by the exons gagggcccgctgctggggagcggcggcttcggcagcgtttacgccgggacccggctcgccgacGGCGTTCCG gtggccatcaagcgagtgtcccgggaccgcgtcttggagtgggcgcggctg cacgacggcgcccttgtgcccctggagctggtgctgctctggatggcgtCGTGGCCCGGCTTCCGCGGCATCGTGCGGCTCCTGGACTGGTTCGAGCTGCCCAACGGCTTCGCGCTggtcatggagcgtccggagcgctgtcaggacctctggcacctgctgcacgcgggggggttcctgccagagcccgtggcgcgggcgctgttccggcaggtgctgggggccgtgcggcactgcaccagccgcggcgtcctgcaccgcgacatcaaggccgagaacgtgctcgttgacctggccaccggcgaggcgaagctcatcgacttcggctgCGGCACGATCCTGCAGGACGGCTTCTACACCCAGATG gagtactacccaccggagtggatcctctttggccgctaccatggccagccagccaccatctggtccctgggcatcctgctctatcagctggtgtgcaggcaccttcctttcaaaagcagagaggacatcgtccggggacagctcttcttcccgccctgggtgtctcaag agtgccagcacctgatcaggtggtgcttatccatggaccctgcagacaggccatccttggatgac